In a genomic window of Glycine max cultivar Williams 82 chromosome 13, Glycine_max_v4.0, whole genome shotgun sequence:
- the LOC100797661 gene encoding uncharacterized protein LOC100797661 (The RefSeq protein has 2 substitutions compared to this genomic sequence) has protein sequence MAVSSIRIAVVGDVHDCWNLEQDSKALELLQPDLVLFTGDFGEENLEVIKSVVNLEFAKAVILGNHDAWFTKQFSGSKEKDKVQLQLECLGKEHVAYQRSDFPQIKVSVVGGRPFSIGGKPMFRKKLLLARYGVKDMDESAKRIQKAALGTPEDHFLILLAHNGPTGLGSDSNDICGKDWEFEGDGDHGDPDLAQAISLLKENNQISIPLVVFGHMHKELAYGNGFRKMIVVGADNTIYLNGAIVPRVKRLGGDEDKKSLDDESALASPEAKGTRRAFTLVEISEGGVAKIAESWVSVAEDRTTLEEEHILFESS, from the exons ATGGCCGTATCCTCTATTCGAATCGCCGTCGTCGGTGATGTG CATGATTGCTGGAACCTTGAACAAGATTCGAAAGCACTTGAGCTCTTGCAG CCAGATTTGGTGCTGTTTACAG GtgattttggtgaagaaaatcTTGAAGTCATTAAGAGTGTTGTGAATCTTGAATTTGCTAAAGCAGTTATATTGGGAAACCACGATGCCTGGTTTACTAAACAGTTTTCTGGAAG CAAGGAGAAGGATAAAGTTCAGCTTCAGCTAGAATG CCTTGGTAAGGAGCACGTGGCTTATCAACGTTCAGACTTCCCTCAGATAAAAGTAAGCGTTGTTGGTGGACGACCATTTTCTATTGGGGGTAAACCAATGTTTCGGAAAAAGCTTCTTTTGGCAAG ATACGGAGTCAAAGACATGGATGAGAGTGCTAAGAGAATCCAGAAAGCTGCTCTTGGAACACCAGAGGACCATTTTCTTATATTACTTGCACATAATGGACCCACAG GCCTTGGTTCTGATTCAAATGATATATGTGGAAAGGATTGGGAATTTGAGGGTGATGGTGATCATGGTGACCCAG ATCTAGCACAAGCAATATCCTTGCTAAAGGAGAACAATCAGATATCCATTCCATTGGTTGTGTTCGGTCACATGCACAAAGAGCTGGCATATGGCAATGGCTTTAGGAAAATGATTGTGGTTGGCGCTGATAACACCATATACTTGAATGGGGCAATTGTTCCAAGGGTCAAAAGGTTGGGTGGTGATGAAGACAAGAAAAGCTTAGATGATGAAAGTGCCCTTGCCTCACCAGAGGCCAAAGGTACAAGAAGAGCCTTTACTTTAGTTGAGATTTCGGAAGGAAGAGTTGCCAAGATTGCAGAAAGTTGGGTCTCGGTTGTCGAAGATAGGACCACATTAGAAGAAGAGCACATACTATTTGAGAGCAGCTAG